A stretch of Arctopsyche grandis isolate Sample6627 chromosome 9, ASM5162203v2, whole genome shotgun sequence DNA encodes these proteins:
- the Uba3 gene encoding ubiquitin-like activating enzyme 3, whose product MATAVEDQMPDHLQPRWINIRRILERSGPFCHPDFEPSPDILQFLMTSCKILVVGAGGLGCEVLKNLGMMGFRQIHVIDMDTIELSNLNRQFLFRRKDIGQSKAECAASFINNRIPGCKVIPHHRSIQDMDESFYSQFHIVVCGLDSIVARRWLNGMLISLLNYNNDGTVDQNSVIPLIDGGTEGFKGNARVILPGMSACIECTLDFYPPQITYPLCTIANTPRLPEHCIEYVKVLQWSKENPWNVAIDGDDPQHINWIFEKAQDRASEFNIHGVTYRLTQGVVKNIIPAVASTNAVIAAACATEVFKLATSCCVSLNNYMVFNDVDGIYTYTHEAEKKSDCLACSTVPKTINFDDPRKVKLKDLIEMLCEGLEYQMKSPGLTTTINGKNKTLYMSTVASIEERTRDNLNKTFFELGILNETEITVADVTNPNSITLKIKYTTQNEVEMM is encoded by the exons atggCAACTGCCGTTGAAGATCAAATGCCCGATCATTTGCAACCAAGATGGATAAATATCCGGAGAATTCTCGAACGATCTGGTCCATTTTGTCATCCCGATTTCGAACCGTCACCTGATATATTGCAATTCTTAATGACGTCCTGTAAAATTCTTGTCGTGGGCGCCGGTGGACTCGGCTGCGAAGTATTAAAAAATTTGGGCATGATGGGCTTCCGACAAATTCACGTAATCGACATGGATACAATAGAGTTGTCGAATTTGAATAGACAATTCTTATTCAGAAGAAAGGACATAGGTCAATCTAAAGCTGAATGTGCTGCGTCATTTATAAATAACAG AATTCCAGGTTGCAAGGTTATACCTCATCATCGTTCCATTCAGGATATGGATGAATCTTTTTATAGTCAATTTCATATTGTCGTTTGTGGACTTGATTCTATAGTAGCACGACGTTGGCTAAATGGAATGCttatttccttattaaattataataatgatg GGACTGTAGATCAGAACAGTGTAATCCCCCTCATCGACGGAGGGACTGAAGGATTCAAAGGTAATGCTCGTGTTATATTGCCAGGAATGAGTGCTTGCATTGAATGCACTCTTGATTTTTATCCACCACAAATTACATATCCATTATGCACTATTGCGAACACACCCAG attaccTGAACATTGCATAGAATATGTGAAAGTCTTACAATGGTCAAAAGAAAATCCGTGGAATGTCGCGATAGATGGAGACGACCCTCAACATATTAATTGGATTTTCGAGAAAGCTCAAGATAGAGCTagtgaatttaatattcatGGAGTAACGTATAGGCTTACCCAAGGCGTTGTGAAGAATATAATCCCCGCTGTTGCCAGCACCAATGCAGTTATAGCGGCAGCGTGTGCCACTGAA gttTTCAAACTTGCTACTTCGTGCTGTGTGAGTTTGAATAATTATATGGTCTTTAATGACGTGGATGGCATTTATACGTACACTCACGAGgcagaaaaaaaatctgactgTTTGGCTTGTAGTACTGTgccaaaaacaataaattttgatGATCCAcgcaaagtcaaactaaaagaTTTGATTGAAATGCTGTGCGAAGGACTTGAATATCAAATGAAAAGTCCAG GACTTACTACCACCATAAATGGAAAGAATAAAACTCTTTATATGTCAACTGTGGCCAGTATAGAAGAGAGAACTAGAGATAATCTGAACAAAACATTTTTCGAATTGGGAATCTTGAATGAAACTGAAATCACAGTTGCTGATGTCACCAATCCTAATTCCATTacgctaaaaataaaatacactacGCAGAATGAAGTTGAGATGATGTAA